The following coding sequences lie in one Spinacia oleracea cultivar Varoflay chromosome 1, BTI_SOV_V1, whole genome shotgun sequence genomic window:
- the LOC110786767 gene encoding G-type lectin S-receptor-like serine/threonine-protein kinase SD2-5 produces MGNWGFLHLKYPLFLLFLLALGQSCFASIQRSSSIPVGSQGFQASQMGFIDNNGYFLLSNDSTFAFGFKPTDDDVTLFLLVIFHQESSTIVWTANRATPVSNSDNFVFDTDGSVSLLSGGKAVWKADTGGKPVSAIELQDSGNLVLFGSDNSTIVWESFRHPTDTLLSNQNFEEGMKLSSNPNKDNLTYVLEIKSGDMVLSAGYKTPQTYWSMKKDTRKIINKDGGVVSSARIESNSWKFYDDSKTFLLQFLVPNTNSNSKNSTWIAVLGSDGFLVFQSIGKGSQMKMPIDQCGLPEPCEAYYACSSNRCQCPTALLSRNCKPGISDQCGNSNDDSVELVTLGDGFSYFALEFAQPSMKTDLVSCQGSCTGNCTCLGLFYEDSSRNCYLFDKIGSFISDTTSNYSVYVKVSKQEGVGGGGSGGSNNKHLPIVITIVILTAVIVASMVYVGYRYYTKKKEVPPGSPQEFSEEDNFLGSLSGMPVRFSYQALLEATDNWQVKLGQGGFGSVYKGKLRDGSLLAVKKLEGVGQGKKEFRAEVSIIGSIHHNHLVKLKGFCTEGSHRLLAYEFMENNSLEKWIFKRDKDNDCLLDWPTRFNIAVGTAKGLAYLHEDCEVKIVHCDIKPENVLLDEHFEAKVSDFGLAKLMTREQSHVFTTLRGTRGYLAPEWITNYAISEKSDVYSYGMVLLEIIGGRKSYDPSLPSEKSHLPAYAFKMMEEGKLLEILDSGMKYGPDKESVGTAIKIALWCIQEDMSMRPPMSKVVQMLEGISPVPMPPTSSLSGARLFSSFFQLSSNDGTGTGSSSAPSDWDCNSVAYQSAVRLSGPR; encoded by the coding sequence ATGGGAAATTGGGGTTTTCTTCACTTGAAATACCCTCTatttttgctatttctcctagCATTAGGCCAATCTTGTTTTGCTAGTATTCAAAGAAGTAGCAGCATACCTGTAGGGAGTCAAGGGTTTCAAGCCTCTCAAATGGGTTTCATTGATAATAATGGGTATTTTCTCTTATCAAATGATTCAACTTTTGCATTTGGGTTCAAACCAACTGACGATGATGTAACCCTGTTCCTGTTGGTCATCTTTCACCAAGAGAGCTCCACAATTGTGTGGACTGCTAACAGAGCCACCCCAGTTTCAAATTCTGATAATTTTGTGTTTGATACTGATGGTAGTGTGTCCCTCTTAAGCGGAGGGAAGGCGGTTTGGAAGGCGGATACTGGTGGGAAACCGGTTTCTGCAATTGAACTGCAGGATTCAGGGAACTTAGTGTTGTTTGGGAGTGATAATAGTACCATAGTTTGGGAGAGTTTTAGGCATCCTACTGATACCCTTCTatcaaatcaaaattttgaGGAAGGGATGAAGCTTTCAAGTAATCCTAACAAGGATAACTTGACATATGTGCTTGAAATCAAGTCTGGTGATATGGTTCTTTCTGCTGGGTATAAGACACCTCAGACTTATTGGTCAATGAAAAAGGATACTAGAAAGATCATTAATAAGGATGGTGGGGTGGTTAGTTCAGCTAGGATTGAATCGAATTCATGGAAGTTTTATGATGATAGCAAGACCTTCCTATTGCAATTCTTGGTCCCTAATACTAATTCCAATTCTAAGaattcgacttggattgcagtGTTAGGGAGTGATGGGTTTTTGGTTTTCCAAAGCATTGGAAAGGGTTCTCAGATGAAAATGCCGATTGATCAATGTGGATTGCCTGAGCCTTGCGAAGCATATTACGCATGTTCTAGTAACCGGTGTCAGTGTCCAACAGCATTACTCTCACGAAATTGTAAACCCGGGATTTCTGATCAGTGTGGGAACTCGAATGATGACAGTGTTGAGCTTGTTACTCTTGGGGATGGGTTCAGCTACTTTGCTCTTGAGTTTGCTCAACCATCCATGAAAACTGATTTGGTTTCCTGCCAGGGTTCATGTACTGGTAATTGCACATGCCTTGGTTTGTTCTATGAGGACAGCTCGCGCAATTGCTATCTTTTTGACAAGATTGGGAGTTTTATTTCTGATACAACCTCCAATTACTCTGTCTATGTTAAAGTTTCTAAGCAAGAAGGTGTTGGAGGAGGAGGTAGCGGAGGAAGCAATAATAAGCACTTGCCAATTGTGATCACAATAGTAATCCTGACTGCAGTGATTGTTGCGAGTATGGTATATGTAGGATACAGGTATTACACGAAAAAGAAGGAAGTGCCACCGGGAAGCCCTCAGGAATTCTCGGAAGAGGATAATTTCCTTGGGTCCTTATCAGGGATGCCAGTCAGATTTAGCTACCAGGCTCTTCTCGAGGCCACCGACAACTGGCAAGTAAAGCTCGGGCAAGGAGGATTCGGGTCAGTTTACAAAGGGAAGCTTCGAGATGGAAGTCTTCTTGCTGTGAAGAAACTTGAAGGGGTTGGTCAAGGGAAAAAGGAGTTTCGAGCTGAAGTTAGCATCATAGGAAGCATTCACCACAATCATTTGGTTAAACTGAAAGGGTTCTGTACTGAAGGGAGCCACCGCCTTCTAGCTTATGAATTCATGGAAAACAATTCTTTAGAAAAATGGATATTTAAGAGAGATAAGGATAATGATTGTTTGTTGGATTGGCCAACTAGGTTTAACATTGCTGTTGGTACTGCAAAAGGACTAGCATATCTTCATGAGGATTGTGAAGTGAAGATTGTCCATTGTGATATAAAGCCAGAAAACGTTCTCCTCGATGAACACTTTGAAGCGAAAGTATCAGATTTCGGGTTAGCTAAGTTGATGACAAGAGAGCAAAGCCATGTCTTCACCACACTTCGAGGCACACGAGGGTATCTTGCGCCCGAATGGATAACAAACTACGCAATCTCAGAGAAGAGTGATGTTTACAGCTATGGAATGGTATTGCTTGAGATTATTGGAGGAAGGAAAAGCTATGATCCATCACTTCCTTCTGAAAAATCCCACTTGCCAGCTTATGCATTCAAGATGATGGAGGAAGGGAAACTATTAGAAATCCTTGATTCAGGTATGAAATATGGGCCTGATAAAGAGAGTGTTGGAACCGCGATTAAGATAGCATTATGGTGTATACAAGAAGACATGTCAATGAGACCACCAATGAGTAAAGTTGTTCAAATGCTTGAAGGGATATCTCCTGTTCCTATGCCTCCAACATCATCCCTGTCAGGTGCAAGGCTATTTTCAAGCTTCTTTCAGTTATCTAGCAATGACGGCACCGGGACTGGGAGTTCATCTGCACCGTCAGATTGGGATTGTAACAGCGTAGCTTACCAGTCGGCTGTCCGGCTTTCAGGGCCAAGATAG